One window of Alosa sapidissima isolate fAloSap1 chromosome 21, fAloSap1.pri, whole genome shotgun sequence genomic DNA carries:
- the LOC121696284 gene encoding uncharacterized protein LOC121696284 isoform X2 — MPDSHITGGNSKGVCGPFPRSVWTHPYSPADDLDRLCAEIWKRAEQTKKGVWSFLLDNNRLFSNDTTAETASGLERVVKPRDLDEVSLMIRREHQILLREHGTVAPSAPAPGDSCSHGDEMPACTKEADAVASGRKEEVQEEEEVMSQEEQQCRSIEKFLKGFLIQKKIVKKAPPLSEEDFPPLPSAAVPWDSPSGDRKQARGPAGVGAGARAGVGRASTRRPAAPSAKAPHWAPQDPAAPSKTPARGPGPAPASSAKEAPKDGWPCATGVQRAWTSRQCSRCSPCHHHGPRR, encoded by the exons ATGCCGGACTCACATATAACAGGGGGTAATTCGAAGGGGGTTTGCGGCCCTTTTCCTCGGTCGGTATGGACACATCCCTATTCTCCTGCAGATGATTTGGACAGACTGTGCGCAGAGATATGGAAAAGAGCCGAGCAGACTAAGAAGGGCGTGTGGTCGTTCTTACTTGATAACAACAGGCTTTTCAGTAATGACACAACAGCAGAGACAGCCAGTGGATTGGAAAG AGTGGTCAAGCCACGGGACCTGGACGAGGTGTCCCTCATGATCCGCAGAGAGCACCAGATCCTGCTGCGTGAGCACGGCACGGTTGCCCCTAGCGCCCCTGCCCCTGGCGATAGCTGTTCCCACGGCGACGAGATGCCAGCGTGCACTAAGGAGGCGGACGCGGTGGCATcagggaggaaggaggaggtgcaggaggaggaggaagtgatgTCGCAGGAGGAGCAGCAGTGCAGGTCAATTGAAAAGTTCCTCAAAGGTTTTCTGATCCAGAAGAAGATTGTGAAGAAGGCGCCTCCGCTGTCAGAGGAAGACTTCCCCCCACTGCCCAGTGCTGCCGTCCCCTGGGATAGTCCCtcag GAGACAGGAAGCAGGCGAGAGGGCCGGCTGGTGTGGGCGCCGGTGCCAGGGCAGGAGTGGGCAGAGCGAGCACACGAAGACCAGCTGCCCCCTCTGCCAAGGCCCCACACTGGGCACCCCAGGACCCTGCTGCCCCCTCCAAGACAC CCGCCCGAGGCCCTGGTCCAGCTCCTGCCAGCAGTGCTAAAG AGGCACCAAAGGACGGCTGGCCGTGTGCCACCGGTGTGCAGAGAGCGTGGACCTCTCGGCAGTGCAGCCGGTGCAGCCCATGCCACCATCACGGCCCGCGCAGGTAG
- the LOC121696284 gene encoding translation initiation factor IF-2-like isoform X1, whose protein sequence is MPDSHITGGNSKGVCGPFPRSVWTHPYSPADDLDRLCAEIWKRAEQTKKGVWSFLLDNNRLFSNDTTAETASGLERVVKPRDLDEVSLMIRREHQILLREHGTVAPSAPAPGDSCSHGDEMPACTKEADAVASGRKEEVQEEEEVMSQEEQQCRSIEKFLKGFLIQKKIVKKAPPLSEEDFPPLPSAAVPWDSPSGDRKQARGPAGVGAGARAGVGRASTRRPAAPSAKAPHWAPQDPAAPSKTPHWAPQDPAAPSKTPHWAPQDPAAPSKTPHWAPQDPAAPSKTPHWAPQDAAAPLQDNRPRPWSSSCQQC, encoded by the exons ATGCCGGACTCACATATAACAGGGGGTAATTCGAAGGGGGTTTGCGGCCCTTTTCCTCGGTCGGTATGGACACATCCCTATTCTCCTGCAGATGATTTGGACAGACTGTGCGCAGAGATATGGAAAAGAGCCGAGCAGACTAAGAAGGGCGTGTGGTCGTTCTTACTTGATAACAACAGGCTTTTCAGTAATGACACAACAGCAGAGACAGCCAGTGGATTGGAAAG AGTGGTCAAGCCACGGGACCTGGACGAGGTGTCCCTCATGATCCGCAGAGAGCACCAGATCCTGCTGCGTGAGCACGGCACGGTTGCCCCTAGCGCCCCTGCCCCTGGCGATAGCTGTTCCCACGGCGACGAGATGCCAGCGTGCACTAAGGAGGCGGACGCGGTGGCATcagggaggaaggaggaggtgcaggaggaggaggaagtgatgTCGCAGGAGGAGCAGCAGTGCAGGTCAATTGAAAAGTTCCTCAAAGGTTTTCTGATCCAGAAGAAGATTGTGAAGAAGGCGCCTCCGCTGTCAGAGGAAGACTTCCCCCCACTGCCCAGTGCTGCCGTCCCCTGGGATAGTCCCtcag GAGACAGGAAGCAGGCGAGAGGGCCGGCTGGTGTGGGCGCCGGTGCCAGGGCAGGAGTGGGCAGAGCGAGCACACGAAGACCAGCTGCCCCCTCTGCCAAGGCCCCACACTGGGCACCCCAGGACCCTGCTGCCCCCTCCAAGACACCACACTGGGCACCCCAGGACCCTGCTGCCCCCTCCAAGACACCACACTGGGCACCCCAGGACCCTGCTGCCCCCTCCAAGACACCACACTGGGCACCCCAGGACCCTGCTGCCCCCTCCAAGACACCACACTGGGCACCCCAGGACGCTGCTGCCCCCCTCCAAGACAACCGCCCGAGGCCCTGGTCCAGCTCCTGCCAGCAGTGCTAA
- the LOC121696126 gene encoding CUB and sushi domain-containing protein 2-like, translated as MCSALNSDGTGLVRTEYRCRHSGARRPDGVRIFALMKVGSQAHYWSRVLFLYMGLLAATVKAQNCSYTLNSPNGTMESPGYPYGYPNYANCTWVLVAPEHNRIQLVFQGFALEEDFDILSVYDGPPSPGNLRTR; from the exons ATGTGCTCGGCTTTGAATTCTGACGGAACGGGACTTGTACGGACCGAGTACCGATGTAGACACAGCGGAGCGAGAAGACCGGACGGAGTGCGGATTTTTGCGCTAATGAAGGTGGGATCACAGGCGCATTATTGGAGCCGGGTTCTGTTCTTGTACATGGGGCTACTGGCTGCTACGGTTAAGG CTCAGAACTGCAGCTACACGCTCAACAGCCCCAATGGGACGATGGAGAGCCCGGGCTACCCGTACGGATACCCCAACTACGCCAACTGCACGTGGGTGCTGGTGGCGCCAGAGCACAACCGCATCCAGCTGGTGTTCCAGGGCTTCGCGCTGGAGGAGGACTTCGACATCCTCTCCGTGTACGATGGGCCGCCCAGTCCAGGAAACCTACGCACACGGTAA